In one Agathobacter rectalis ATCC 33656 genomic region, the following are encoded:
- a CDS encoding septation protein SpoVG family protein codes for MPRRYKQGADGQPNPAFYGKLPEEFSKADTMRFMVETDLKLSGCVSADTLAALRAEGYDYKDGNLVPAGKEETMQEKVANTTPAAPLKLDVSVRVIEPVKNLMGFASVKFNDCFVVENLKIVQGSKGLFLGMPSQPDGKGGYRDMAYPVTKEFREQLNTAVLQAYEAKLEQMAERGSVGRASISDQLKAGKAAAEQAKAERPPKEKPSRSAER; via the coding sequence ATGCCTCGGCGTTACAAACAGGGTGCGGACGGACAGCCGAACCCGGCTTTCTATGGAAAGCTCCCCGAAGAATTTTCTAAAGCAGACACCATGCGCTTTATGGTGGAAACCGATCTGAAACTGTCCGGGTGCGTATCGGCGGACACGCTGGCGGCACTCCGGGCGGAAGGCTATGACTACAAGGACGGGAACCTTGTTCCCGCCGGAAAGGAGGAAACCATGCAGGAAAAGGTTGCAAACACCACCCCGGCCGCACCGTTGAAGCTGGATGTAAGCGTGCGGGTCATCGAACCTGTGAAAAATCTGATGGGCTTTGCCAGCGTGAAATTCAATGACTGCTTTGTGGTGGAAAATCTGAAAATCGTACAGGGCAGCAAGGGCCTCTTTCTTGGGATGCCCAGCCAGCCGGACGGCAAAGGCGGCTACCGGGATATGGCCTACCCTGTCACAAAGGAGTTCCGGGAACAGCTCAACACCGCTGTTCTGCAAGCCTATGAGGCAAAGCTGGAACAGATGGCGGAGCGCGGCTCTGTGGGGCGTGCGTCCATCAGCGACCAGCTCAAAGCCGGAAAAGCGGCTGCCGAACAGGCAAAGGCAGAACGGCCTCCGAAGGAAAAGCCCAGCCGCAGCGCAGAGCGTTGA
- a CDS encoding VirB6/TrbL-like conjugal transfer protein, CD1112 family, which yields MDFIIDAIVEWLKGLLVDGIMGNLDGLFDNVNQSVGEIATQVGTTPADWNAGVFSMIRQISETAILPIAGVILTFVMTYELIQMLIERNNLHEVDTWMFFKWVFKTFVAVMILTNTFNIVLAVFDVSQHVIQQSAGIIQNGTEITPDVLDSLRTELEAMELGPLFGLWLQSFLIQLTMIALNIVIFVIVYGRMIEIYLLTSLAPIPFATVPNRETGHMGQNYFRSLFAVGFQGLLILVCVAIYAVLIQSIATDGDPIGAIWGCVGYTVLLCFTLFKTGSLAKSIFGCH from the coding sequence ATGGACTTTATCATCGACGCAATCGTTGAATGGCTGAAAGGTCTGCTCGTCGATGGTATCATGGGAAATCTGGACGGCCTTTTCGATAACGTCAATCAGAGCGTTGGCGAGATCGCCACACAGGTAGGCACGACCCCGGCGGACTGGAACGCCGGGGTCTTTTCCATGATACGACAGATCTCCGAAACTGCCATTCTGCCAATCGCCGGGGTCATCCTCACTTTTGTTATGACCTATGAACTGATACAGATGCTCATAGAACGCAACAACCTCCATGAAGTTGACACATGGATGTTTTTTAAGTGGGTGTTCAAAACCTTTGTGGCTGTGATGATCCTGACGAATACCTTCAATATCGTGCTGGCGGTCTTTGATGTGAGCCAGCATGTGATACAGCAGTCAGCGGGCATTATCCAGAACGGGACAGAGATCACGCCGGATGTGCTGGACAGTCTGCGGACAGAGCTTGAAGCGATGGAGTTAGGTCCTCTGTTCGGACTCTGGCTCCAGTCCTTCCTGATCCAGCTTACCATGATTGCCTTAAACATCGTGATCTTCGTTATCGTATATGGCCGTATGATTGAAATTTATTTACTCACAAGTTTAGCGCCTATCCCGTTTGCCACCGTCCCCAACAGGGAAACCGGACACATGGGGCAGAACTATTTCCGCTCCCTCTTTGCGGTGGGCTTTCAAGGTCTATTGATCTTAGTCTGTGTCGCCATCTATGCGGTGCTGATCCAGAGTATCGCCACCGACGGCGACCCCATCGGGGCGATCTGGGGCTGCGTGGGATATACGGTGCTGCTGTGTTTTACCTTATTCAAAACAGGCAGTCTTGCAAAATCCATCTTCGGCTGCCATTAA
- a CDS encoding recombinase family protein — protein MAMMNEMEYRTIGSALAGGYRAAVYCRLSKDDDLQGESASIANQRDMLEKYCEKQGWEVVAVYQDDGFTGLNMERPDLQRMLRAIERRQINLVITKDLSRLGRNYLQTGHLIEDFFPRNGVRYIAMNDGIDTLRDNNDIAPFKNILNEMYSKDISKKVHSSYLLKAQKGQFTGCLAPFGYRKDPEDKNHLLIDEETAPIVRLIFGYALNGHGPNYIRRRLEEEKIPCPTWWNRERGLRNTRTKWEKKDPEKGRYMWDFSVIKDLLMNPVYTGAIASQKKDYRFKIGTIGEKKPEDWIVVEGQHEPLIDRMSFDIVQNKLKSRQRPGQTNEISLFAGLIKCGECGKSLTIRYTNAKHPQQIYSCKTYNAFGKNHCTQHRIDYDTLCSHVLRKIRECARAALMDGEAVADRLTNTCEAEQREQREAMERSLTRDEERIEVLDKMVMRLYEDMIAGRISEQNFNTMLEKTQTEQTELKAKVSEGRKRLSDEVQLANDAKQWVEAIQEYANITELDAATLNRLIKEIVVHERIDEDKTRHISIEIHFNLKPIPEVEQVSA, from the coding sequence ATGGCTATGATGAACGAAATGGAATACAGAACAATCGGTTCGGCACTTGCCGGGGGCTATCGTGCAGCGGTCTATTGCAGACTGTCAAAGGACGATGACCTGCAAGGCGAAAGTGCCAGTATCGCAAACCAGCGTGATATGCTGGAAAAATACTGCGAAAAGCAGGGATGGGAGGTTGTGGCAGTCTATCAGGACGATGGCTTCACAGGTCTTAATATGGAGCGTCCTGATTTACAGAGAATGTTGAGAGCCATTGAGCGCAGGCAAATCAACCTTGTCATCACGAAAGACCTCAGCCGACTGGGGCGGAACTATCTGCAAACCGGGCATTTGATTGAGGACTTTTTCCCAAGAAACGGTGTCCGCTATATCGCCATGAATGACGGTATCGACACCCTGCGGGATAACAACGATATTGCCCCGTTCAAGAATATCCTGAACGAGATGTACAGCAAGGATATTTCCAAGAAAGTCCATTCCTCTTATCTTCTGAAAGCGCAGAAAGGACAGTTTACCGGGTGTCTTGCCCCGTTTGGGTATCGGAAAGACCCGGAGGACAAAAACCATCTGCTCATTGACGAGGAAACCGCCCCGATTGTGCGACTGATTTTCGGATATGCCCTGAACGGTCATGGTCCGAACTATATCCGCAGACGGCTGGAGGAAGAAAAAATCCCCTGCCCCACATGGTGGAACCGGGAACGGGGGCTTCGCAATACCCGCACCAAATGGGAAAAGAAAGACCCAGAAAAAGGACGGTATATGTGGGACTTCTCCGTTATCAAAGACCTTTTGATGAATCCCGTCTACACCGGGGCGATTGCTTCCCAGAAAAAAGACTACCGTTTCAAAATCGGCACGATTGGGGAAAAGAAGCCGGAGGACTGGATTGTGGTGGAGGGACAGCATGAACCGCTGATTGACCGCATGAGCTTTGACATTGTGCAGAACAAGCTGAAATCTCGCCAGCGTCCGGGGCAGACCAATGAAATCAGCCTGTTTGCCGGACTGATAAAATGCGGCGAGTGTGGGAAGTCGCTGACGATACGCTACACAAACGCAAAACATCCCCAGCAAATTTATTCCTGCAAGACCTACAATGCCTTTGGAAAGAACCACTGCACCCAGCACCGGATTGACTATGACACCCTTTGCAGCCATGTGCTGCGGAAAATCAGGGAATGTGCCAGAGCTGCCCTGATGGACGGGGAAGCGGTTGCCGACCGCCTGACCAATACCTGTGAAGCAGAGCAGCGGGAACAGCGGGAAGCAATGGAACGCTCCCTCACAAGGGACGAGGAACGGATTGAGGTTCTGGACAAAATGGTCATGCGGCTTTATGAGGATATGATTGCAGGGCGTATCAGTGAGCAGAATTTCAACACCATGCTGGAAAAGACACAGACCGAGCAGACGGAGCTTAAAGCAAAGGTGTCCGAGGGCAGAAAGCGGCTGTCTGATGAAGTCCAGCTTGCCAATGACGCAAAACAATGGGTGGAAGCCATTCAGGAATATGCCAACATCACAGAGCTGGACGCAGCCACCCTTAACCGCTTAATCAAAGAAATCGTCGTGCATGAGCGCATTGACGAAGATAAAACAAGACACATTTCTATCGAAATTCATTTTAATCTCAAACCCATCCCGGAGGTGGAACAGGTCAGTGCCTGA
- a CDS encoding virulence-associated E family protein: MNAMQPPQSIEEIKAGLETTEKGGVRQSIRNCLTVFQRDPLLSGAIAYNILTDRKDIIKPIGFHRESTALNDTDMKYLLLYLEETYGLTNEKKIDNAIGIVANENKYHPIRDYLNTLVWDGTERIRFCLRHFLGADADDYTYEALKLFLLGAISRAFQPGCKFEIMLCLVGGQGAGKSTFFRLLAVRDEWFSDDLRKLDDDNVYRKLQGHWIIEMSEMMATANAKSIEEIKSFLSRQKEVYKIPYETHPADRPRQCVFGGTSNALDFLPLDRSGNRRFIPVMVYPEQAEVHILEDEAASRAYIEQMWAEAMEIYRSGRFKLAFSPAMQRYLKEHQRDFMPEDTKAGMIQAYLDRYTGSMVCSKQLYKEALNHAFDEPKQWEIREINEIMNQCIDRWRYFPNPRMFSEYGRQKGWERENPATDLCNPSEKAMDGFVEVTEQMELPF, translated from the coding sequence ATGAACGCCATGCAGCCGCCCCAGAGCATTGAGGAAATCAAGGCGGGGCTGGAAACTACCGAGAAAGGCGGTGTCCGTCAGAGCATACGGAACTGCCTGACCGTATTCCAGCGTGACCCGCTGCTTTCCGGGGCTATCGCATACAACATCCTGACCGACCGCAAGGACATCATAAAGCCCATCGGCTTCCACAGGGAAAGCACCGCCCTGAACGATACGGACATGAAGTATCTGCTTCTCTATCTGGAAGAAACCTACGGGCTTACCAATGAGAAGAAGATTGATAACGCCATCGGGATTGTGGCGAATGAAAACAAGTACCATCCCATCCGGGACTATCTCAATACCCTTGTGTGGGACGGGACAGAGCGAATCCGTTTCTGCCTGCGGCACTTTCTGGGGGCTGACGCAGACGATTACACCTATGAAGCGTTGAAGCTGTTCCTGCTGGGTGCAATTTCACGAGCCTTTCAGCCGGGATGCAAATTTGAAATCATGCTCTGTCTGGTAGGCGGTCAGGGGGCTGGCAAGTCCACCTTCTTCCGTCTGCTGGCAGTCCGGGACGAGTGGTTCTCCGATGATTTGCGGAAGTTGGACGATGACAATGTGTACCGCAAGCTGCAAGGTCACTGGATTATCGAAATGTCGGAAATGATGGCAACCGCCAACGCCAAGAGCATTGAGGAAATCAAGTCATTTTTAAGCCGGCAGAAAGAGGTCTACAAGATACCCTATGAAACCCACCCGGCAGACCGCCCCCGTCAGTGCGTGTTTGGCGGCACTTCCAATGCCCTTGATTTTCTTCCCCTTGACCGTTCCGGCAACCGCCGCTTTATCCCCGTCATGGTGTACCCGGAGCAAGCCGAGGTTCACATTTTGGAGGACGAAGCTGCTTCCAGAGCCTATATCGAGCAGATGTGGGCGGAAGCGATGGAGATTTACCGAAGCGGCAGGTTCAAGCTGGCTTTCAGCCCCGCCATGCAGCGGTATCTCAAAGAACACCAGCGGGATTTTATGCCGGAGGACACCAAAGCCGGAATGATACAGGCGTATCTTGATAGGTACACCGGGAGCATGGTCTGCTCCAAGCAGCTCTACAAGGAAGCTTTGAACCATGCCTTTGACGAGCCGAAGCAATGGGAAATACGGGAAATCAACGAGATTATGAACCAATGCATTGACCGCTGGCGGTACTTCCCGAATCCAAGAATGTTTTCCGAATACGGCAGACAAAAGGGCTGGGAGCGTGAAAACCCGGCAACGGACTTATGCAACCCGTCTGAAAAAGCAATGGATGGCTTTGTGGAGGTCACAGAACAGATGGAGCTTCCATTCTGA
- a CDS encoding CHC2 zinc finger domain-containing protein — MNVFEAVKQSVTTRQAAEHYGIHAGRNGMACCPFHHDKTPSMKLDQRYHCFGCGADGDVIDFAAALYGLGKKEAAVQLAQDFGLSYEDWKPPGKAKKPKPRQKSPEEQFQEAKSRCFRILADYLHLLRAWRKEYAPHSPEEAFHPRFVEALQKQDHVEYLLDVLLFGETEEKAALITDYGKDVIQLEKRMAELAAANAARTKKHHERHAAAPEH, encoded by the coding sequence TTGAATGTATTTGAAGCTGTGAAGCAGTCCGTCACAACAAGACAGGCTGCGGAGCATTATGGAATCCATGCAGGGCGGAACGGGATGGCTTGCTGCCCGTTCCATCACGATAAAACCCCAAGCATGAAGCTGGATCAGCGTTACCACTGCTTCGGCTGCGGTGCGGATGGGGATGTGATTGATTTTGCCGCCGCCCTGTATGGGCTGGGAAAGAAAGAAGCCGCCGTACAACTGGCACAGGACTTCGGGCTTTCCTATGAGGACTGGAAGCCGCCGGGAAAGGCAAAAAAGCCCAAGCCCCGGCAGAAATCCCCGGAGGAACAGTTTCAGGAAGCAAAGAGCCGCTGCTTCCGTATCCTTGCCGATTATCTCCATCTGCTTCGGGCATGGAGAAAGGAATATGCCCCGCACTCCCCGGAGGAAGCCTTTCATCCCCGGTTTGTGGAAGCCTTACAGAAGCAAGACCATGTGGAATATCTGCTGGATGTGCTGCTCTTTGGGGAGACAGAGGAAAAAGCAGCTTTGATTACGGACTACGGAAAGGATGTGATACAGCTTGAAAAGCGAATGGCAGAGCTTGCCGCCGCAAACGCAGCAAGAACTAAAAAACACCATGAACGCCATGCAGCCGCCCCAGAGCATTGA
- the mobQ gene encoding MobQ family relaxase, with product MPCPHNEISIVQRSQQQSAVAAAAYQSGEKLFCGYDQEVKHYPEKRGIVHNEILLPANAPRSYADRNTLWNAAEAVEKQWNSQLARRWVLTIPREIPPDQYAVLVREFCEQQFVSKGMIVDFAIHDPHPPGHNPHAHVLLTMRAMDEHGKWLPKSRKVYDLDENGERIKLPSGRWKSHKEDTVDWNDQKYCEIWRHEWEVIQNRYLEANDRPERVDLRSYARQGLDIVPTVHEGAAVRQMEKRGIQTNIGNLNREIRAANSLMQSIRQLIQNLKGWITELGEKRKELLAQKAAEEATLLPNLLMKYMEIRKVERKDWTRAGQNRGTSKDLKAVSEALSYLRQKGLSTVEDLEAFLESSGKSAADYRNQMKPKEARSKVIDGILASRTDCKECKPVYEKYQKIFFKKTKEKFKQEHPEVARYEKAAAYLAKHPDDKDSTQKELQEEQETLLSDIAELKVPLTEVQEDLKKLRDIRYWVRKATPGTEESKEPPKKQPIKEVLQDKADEKKAQRTAPAQTKHRQQDMEL from the coding sequence ATGCCCTGTCCACACAACGAAATCTCGATTGTGCAGCGAAGCCAACAGCAGTCTGCGGTTGCCGCCGCTGCCTACCAGAGCGGCGAAAAGCTGTTCTGTGGATACGATCAGGAAGTGAAGCACTACCCGGAAAAGCGTGGTATCGTCCACAATGAAATCTTGCTTCCGGCAAATGCCCCACGGTCGTATGCAGACCGCAATACTTTATGGAACGCCGCCGAAGCGGTGGAGAAGCAATGGAATTCCCAGCTTGCAAGGCGGTGGGTGCTTACCATCCCCAGAGAGATACCGCCCGACCAGTACGCTGTCCTTGTCCGGGAGTTTTGTGAGCAGCAGTTTGTTTCCAAAGGGATGATTGTTGACTTTGCCATCCATGACCCCCACCCGCCGGGACACAATCCCCACGCCCATGTCCTGCTGACTATGAGGGCAATGGACGAGCATGGGAAATGGCTTCCAAAGAGCCGCAAGGTTTATGACCTTGACGAGAATGGGGAACGGATAAAGCTGCCATCCGGCAGGTGGAAAAGCCACAAGGAGGATACAGTTGACTGGAACGACCAGAAGTATTGTGAAATCTGGCGGCATGAATGGGAGGTCATCCAGAACCGCTATCTGGAAGCCAATGACCGTCCGGAGCGTGTGGACTTGCGTTCCTATGCCAGACAGGGGCTTGATATTGTCCCCACTGTCCATGAGGGGGCTGCTGTCCGGCAGATGGAAAAGCGTGGTATCCAGACGAATATCGGCAACCTGAACCGGGAAATCAGAGCCGCCAACAGCTTAATGCAGTCCATCCGGCAGCTTATCCAAAACCTCAAAGGCTGGATTACCGAGCTGGGCGAAAAGCGGAAGGAACTGCTTGCACAAAAAGCGGCGGAAGAAGCGACGCTTCTTCCCAATCTTCTGATGAAATATATGGAGATACGAAAGGTAGAACGGAAGGACTGGACGAGGGCTGGGCAGAACCGGGGGACTTCCAAAGACTTAAAGGCAGTCAGCGAAGCTCTGTCCTATCTCCGGCAAAAGGGGCTTTCCACTGTGGAGGACTTGGAAGCCTTTCTGGAATCTTCCGGGAAATCAGCCGCAGATTACCGCAATCAGATGAAGCCAAAGGAAGCCCGCAGCAAAGTGATTGACGGGATTCTTGCCAGCCGGACAGACTGCAAAGAATGTAAGCCTGTCTATGAGAAGTACCAGAAGATATTTTTTAAGAAAACAAAGGAGAAATTCAAACAGGAACACCCGGAGGTTGCCCGGTATGAGAAAGCCGCCGCCTACCTTGCCAAGCACCCGGACGATAAGGACAGCACCCAAAAGGAGCTACAAGAGGAGCAGGAAACGCTTCTCAGCGACATCGCAGAGCTGAAAGTACCACTGACCGAGGTGCAGGAGGATTTGAAGAAGCTGCGGGACATCCGCTACTGGGTACGGAAAGCCACACCCGGCACAGAGGAAAGTAAAGAGCCGCCCAAGAAACAGCCTATCAAAGAAGTCTTGCAGGATAAGGCGGACGAGAAAAAAGCACAAAGAACCGCCCCGGCGCAGACGAAACACAGACAACAGGATATGGAACTTTAA
- a CDS encoding helix-turn-helix domain-containing protein, whose protein sequence is MKVTVFMIIVGIIFLCIFVGLLTLIVRALLKYIHSKDVRQEKSVVRKSLGEALKVHRTQCKMTQEFVAETIGVSRQAVSKWENGTSDPSTSNLFALAKLYGISVEELLKEVE, encoded by the coding sequence ATGAAAGTAACCGTATTTATGATAATCGTTGGAATAATTTTCTTATGTATCTTTGTTGGTTTGCTTACCCTTATTGTTCGTGCATTACTCAAATATATCCATTCAAAAGATGTACGGCAGGAAAAATCCGTAGTGAGGAAATCGTTGGGTGAAGCACTCAAAGTACACAGAACACAGTGCAAAATGACGCAGGAATTTGTTGCTGAAACGATTGGTGTTAGCAGGCAGGCTGTTTCAAAATGGGAAAATGGAACATCCGACCCTTCCACATCAAATCTTTTTGCACTTGCAAAACTTTACGGTATTTCTGTTGAAGAATTACTAAAAGAAGTTGAATAA
- a CDS encoding DUF3847 domain-containing protein, whose amino-acid sequence MPDTSKLERLNRELEKSEKKLRKAINDEKALQHQLKQLTRKERTHRLCTRGGMLESFLQEPERLTDDDVMLLLKLIFHRQDTQELLKKLLEREKPETP is encoded by the coding sequence TTGCCTGATACCTCAAAGCTGGAAAGGCTCAACCGGGAGCTGGAAAAAAGTGAAAAGAAACTGCGGAAAGCCATCAATGATGAAAAGGCGTTGCAGCACCAGCTAAAGCAGCTTACCCGAAAGGAACGGACGCACCGGCTCTGCACTCGTGGCGGTATGCTGGAAAGTTTTTTGCAAGAGCCGGAACGCCTGACCGATGATGATGTTATGCTGTTGTTGAAGCTCATTTTTCACAGACAGGACACACAGGAACTATTGAAAAAACTGCTGGAACGAGAGAAGCCGGAAACCCCTTAG
- a CDS encoding DeoR family transcriptional regulator, whose translation MNFEFMTIDTPLPPCVPFPRALTGFPVSSTAKVMYCRMLDAMLSNGQEDENGILFVCFPVTAIAAVLSRSSMTVKRSLNELETAGLIMRVRQGVGEPNRIYVLIPGEEDAALA comes from the coding sequence ATGAATTTTGAATTTATGACGATAGACACACCCTTGCCGCCCTGTGTGCCATTTCCCAGAGCGTTGACAGGATTTCCAGTCAGCAGCACCGCAAAGGTCATGTACTGCCGGATGTTGGACGCTATGCTCTCCAATGGGCAGGAGGACGAAAACGGAATCCTCTTTGTCTGCTTCCCTGTCACAGCCATTGCCGCAGTCCTGTCCCGCAGCTCCATGACGGTCAAGCGTTCTTTGAATGAACTGGAAACCGCCGGGCTTATCATGCGGGTGCGTCAGGGCGTTGGAGAACCAAACAGGATTTATGTGCTGATACCGGGAGAGGAGGACGCTGCCCTTGCCTGA